The genomic DNA aaatatcatgttGAATATTCTAGTTTAATTTAACAAACAAACTAGGTTTCCAAAAAGATAACCGAATTAAGTGTGTTTTCGCAGTAATCACTGGCAGAGCTGCTCAACTGCAGTCACAATTTGAGCAGGTTGGACCACTGTCCATTCCTCCAATGTTCCGGCATATGGAGTCGGCACATCCTGAGAGGATAAACATATGATAGGAGCATCCAAATAGTCATGGAAATTTTCAGTAATGGCAGCTGTTAAACTAGCACCAATTCCACCCGTCCGCATGCACTCCTCCACTATGAGAACCCGATGTGTCTTCTTTATTGAATTCCCAATTGTGTGAAGATCAAATGGTTTCAAAGACCTGATATCAATCACTTCAGGGTCATACCCCTTGTTCACCAATGTCTTGGCAGCTTGCATGACATGATACCTCATCCTGGAATATGTTAATATTGTAACATGCTCCCCGGGCCTAACCATCTCAGCTTCTTCAAGTGACAGTACATACTCTTCATCTGGAATTCTTTCCTTAAGGTTATAAAGCAAAACATGCTCAAAAAGAATCACAGGGTTGTCGCTTCGAATTGCAGCTTTCATCAAGCCCTTGGCGTTGTAAGGTGTTGAACAAGCCACCATCTGAATGCCAGGGATTGATTGAAAATATGACTCCAGACGCTGCGAGTGTTCTGCTCCAAGTTGCCGACCAACTCCACCGGGCCCACGAATGACAACTGGTATTTTAAACTGACCTCCAGACGTATAATGCAGCATTCCACAATTGTTAGAGATTTGGTTAAATGCGAGAAGTAGAAATCCCATGTTCATGCCCTCGATGATTGGCCTCAGACCAGTCATGGCAGCTCCAATACCCATTCCAGTGAAGGCATTCTCAGCAATAGGGGTGTCCAAAACTCTGAGGTCACCAAACTTTTCAGCTAGGTTTCTAGTCACCTTGTAAGATCCTCCATAATGACCTACATCTTCACCCATGACACAAAC from Medicago truncatula cultivar Jemalong A17 chromosome 8, MtrunA17r5.0-ANR, whole genome shotgun sequence includes the following:
- the LOC120577439 gene encoding pyruvate dehydrogenase E1 component subunit beta-3, chloroplastic encodes the protein MATLFQGLGAVTSNSFDSNKLLLSSRRSLKERKGSIFVVRSDAKVNKALKIGATRKGELLIPNAVATQESSSATSAASKPGHELLLFEALREGLEEEMERDPCVCVMGEDVGHYGGSYKVTRNLAEKFGDLRVLDTPIAENAFTGMGIGAAMTGLRPIIEGMNMGFLLLAFNQISNNCGMLHYTSGGQFKIPVVIRGPGGVGRQLGAEHSQRLESYFQSIPGIQMVACSTPYNAKGLMKAAIRSDNPVILFEHVLLYNLKERIPDEEYVLSLEEAEMVRPGEHVTILTYSRMRYHVMQAAKTLVNKGYDPEVIDIRSLKPFDLHTIGNSIKKTHRVLIVEECMRTGGIGASLTAAITENFHDYLDAPIICLSSQDVPTPYAGTLEEWTVVQPAQIVTAVEQLCQ